A single window of Pectobacterium parmentieri DNA harbors:
- the rpoN gene encoding RNA polymerase factor sigma-54: MKQGLQLRLSQQLAMTPQLQQAIRLLQLSTLELQQEIQLALESNPLLEQTDQHDEIESFEKADSDSLDTGEALEQRDMPEELPLDATWDEIYSAGTPSGTGSDYRDEELPIYQGETTQTLQDYLMWQVELTPFSDTDAAIATSIVDAVDNTGYLTVPLEDILDSIGDDDVTLEEVEAVLKRVQRFDPVGVAARDLRDCLLVQLSQFDNRTPRLLEARLIVSDHLDLLANHDFRSLIRVTRLKEEVLKEALALIQSLDPRPGQSINTGESEYVIPDVLVRKIQGVWVVELNTDSVPRLQINQQYAALGNSARNDSDGQFIRSNLQEARWLIKSLESRNDTLLKVTRRIVEQQQDFFEQGEEFMKPMVLADIAQAVDMHESTISRVTTQKFLHSPRGIFELKYFFSSHVNTDSGGEASSTAIRALVKKLIAAENPAKPLSDSKLTTLLSEQGIIVARRTVAKYRESLSIPPSNQRKQLI; the protein is encoded by the coding sequence ATGAAGCAAGGTTTGCAACTCAGGCTTAGCCAGCAACTGGCCATGACTCCACAGCTCCAACAGGCAATTCGGCTGTTGCAGTTGTCCACGCTTGAATTGCAACAGGAGATTCAACTGGCGCTGGAAAGCAATCCGTTGCTCGAGCAAACGGATCAGCACGACGAAATCGAGTCATTCGAAAAGGCAGACAGCGATTCACTGGATACCGGTGAAGCCCTTGAACAACGGGATATGCCGGAAGAATTGCCGCTTGACGCCACCTGGGATGAGATTTATTCCGCAGGCACACCGTCGGGCACGGGTTCTGACTATCGCGACGAAGAACTGCCCATTTATCAAGGCGAAACCACGCAAACGCTTCAGGATTACCTGATGTGGCAGGTTGAGCTGACGCCGTTTTCAGATACTGATGCGGCCATCGCAACGTCGATTGTTGATGCGGTGGACAACACCGGCTACCTTACCGTGCCGCTGGAAGACATTCTTGACAGCATCGGTGACGACGACGTGACGCTGGAAGAGGTCGAAGCCGTACTTAAACGCGTGCAGCGCTTTGATCCCGTTGGCGTCGCCGCTCGCGATCTGCGTGATTGCCTACTGGTACAGCTTTCTCAGTTTGACAACCGTACACCACGCTTGCTCGAAGCTCGCCTGATCGTCAGCGATCATCTCGATCTGTTAGCCAATCATGATTTCCGTAGCCTGATCCGCGTGACCCGTCTGAAAGAGGAAGTGCTGAAAGAAGCGCTGGCGCTGATCCAATCGCTCGATCCACGTCCGGGTCAGTCAATTAACACCGGTGAATCCGAATATGTGATCCCTGATGTGCTGGTGCGCAAGATACAGGGCGTGTGGGTCGTTGAATTGAACACCGACAGCGTTCCCCGTTTGCAGATTAACCAACAATATGCAGCACTGGGTAACAGCGCGCGCAACGACAGCGACGGGCAATTTATCCGCAGTAACCTGCAAGAAGCACGCTGGCTCATCAAAAGTCTGGAAAGTCGCAACGATACGCTGCTGAAAGTAACCCGTCGCATCGTCGAGCAGCAGCAGGATTTCTTCGAGCAGGGTGAAGAATTCATGAAGCCCATGGTATTGGCAGACATCGCCCAAGCGGTAGATATGCATGAATCCACCATCTCACGCGTGACAACACAGAAGTTCCTGCACAGCCCACGCGGCATTTTTGAGCTAAAATATTTCTTCTCCAGCCACGTTAATACCGATAGCGGCGGAGAAGCTTCGTCAACGGCTATCCGCGCGCTGGTGAAAAAGCTTATTGCAGCGGAAAACCCTGCGAAGCCATTAAGTGACAGCAAGCTCACCACGCTGCTCTCCGAGCAGGGCATCATCGTGGCACGCCGTACCGTCGCAAAATACCGAGAGTCTTTATCTATCCCACCATCAAATCAGCGTAAACAACTGATTTGA
- the hpf gene encoding ribosome hibernation promoting factor, whose product MQLNITGHHIEITEPLRDFVNGKFAKLEQYFDRINQVNVVLRVEKVQQIAEATLHVNGGELHATSEAADMYAAIDLLIDKLARQLNKHKDKLKQH is encoded by the coding sequence ATGCAGCTCAACATTACCGGACACCACATCGAGATCACTGAACCGTTGCGTGATTTTGTAAATGGTAAATTTGCCAAATTAGAGCAGTATTTTGACCGGATTAATCAGGTCAATGTGGTATTGAGAGTGGAAAAAGTTCAGCAAATTGCCGAGGCCACGCTCCATGTTAATGGTGGGGAGCTGCATGCAACCTCCGAAGCAGCAGATATGTACGCTGCGATAGATTTATTGATTGATAAGCTGGCAAGACAGCTCAATAAGCATAAAGATAAACTCAAGCAGCACTAA